Below is a window of Clavibacter michiganensis subsp. tessellarius DNA.
GCTTCGCGAAGGCGGTGAGCATGTGGTCGTAGAACGGGACCGACGTGCTGATCTCGGAGGCGCCGGTGCCGTCGAGGTCGAGCTGGAGCTCGATGCTGGACTCGCTGGTCTGCCGCGTGACGTGCGCGGTGCGCGCGAGGGTGCTCATGCCCTCCATGCTACCGAGCGGCTCCGGTTCCCCCGCTCGCTCCCGGCCGCCACCGGGAGACGAGCGGGCCCGTGGACACGTCGCCCGCCTGGGCGGGACGACGGACCGGGATCAGTGGGCGTACTGCGCCGGCACGGCGAGCTGCTGGCCGGCCGCGACGTCCGACGTGGGCAGCCGGTTCAGGTCGACCAGCGACGCGATGACGTCGCGGGGGTCGGAGGACGGCGCGATCTCCTCGGCGAGGTCCCATAGGGACTGGCCGCTCGAGACGGTGACGTACTCGAGGGCGGTGCCCGAGGCGTCCTTCGACGCGACGGCGGCGCCGCCGTTGAGGGCGACGAGCCCGACGCCGAGCGCGAGCGGCGCGGCGACGAGGGCCGTGAGGACGACGCGTCCCCGACGGGTGATGCGCAGGCGCGTGCGGGGCGCGACGGCGACCTCCGCGACGGCGGGCGTGATGGAGGGAGCGGTGGCGGCGGGGGCTGCGGTGTTCATGGTGACCTCTCGTGCGAGACGGTGGGGCGTCGATGCGACGCACCCGGCGGTGCAGTGCGGTGCGGCATGCGATGCGGGTCCGGCAGCTCGCACCCGGCTCTCGGCCGGGAGAGCCGGGTGCGAAGCTGTGTTCCGAACATACATTCGAACCCGGGGCTTCGCAAGCCCCCACCGCCCCGATCCCGTCGCCAGGGACGCGACACGCTCGAACAGGTGTTTGCCCGGGGCGCCTCGGCTGGATACAGTTTCGAGTGCCTGGTGTCCATTCCACCGGGCACCACCGACATCGCC
It encodes the following:
- a CDS encoding LysM peptidoglycan-binding domain-containing protein, whose amino-acid sequence is MNTAAPAATAPSITPAVAEVAVAPRTRLRITRRGRVVLTALVAAPLALGVGLVALNGGAAVASKDASGTALEYVTVSSGQSLWDLAEEIAPSSDPRDVIASLVDLNRLPTSDVAAGQQLAVPAQYAH